The stretch of DNA TTGTAAATTGGCAAGTAAGCCCGACTAAAACACCTTTTGGCATTTTAACAACATTGCCAAAGTCTTTAATACTCATTGCGGTACCCATTCCAAACATGATTATCTGAAGTAAGGGAACGATTAACTTTTTTAGATTAAAACTTCCTATACTCGTGAAATAAGATGGATAATACATGGATACGGTAACCGCCGCAAAGATCAATATGGTAAATGAAAATCCTTTAAATTTTTGCGTACCTCTTACAGCGAGAGCCAAGAGAAAGAAAAATAACATGAGAGGGAATCCAGCATTTGAACCTTGCCCCATGATTAACATTATAAGTGTAATTAACAGACAGGTAATTGAGCCGAATAGTAAAAATTTAAAAATGGATTTCATATAGGTTGTTTTATTACTTGTTTTTAATGGCATATTTATTCATTCCATAAAGTGGATGAGATGCCGTTTAAATCCCAGACGATGGCACCTTTTCTTATGGTTAATTCACAAATTATTTTTTGCGACCCAGACATTCTTAAACCTTTCGTATCTACAAAACCAAAATCGCCTTCAACTAACTTTAAAAGGGTAACATCTGCAACTGCACCAACAGACAAATGTCCTAAGTCGGTTCTCTTAATATATTGCGCTGGGTTCCAGGTGACACTCTCAAGTATTTTGTTAACAGGCATGCCCATATTTAAAAATTTGGACATAATGTTTGTGAGATCCTTCATGCCTCCATTCATACTACCAGTATGTAGATCAGTGCTAATGGAATTTGGCCAAAAACCTTGTTGCGTGGCCGGAATAGCTTGGCTAAATATAAAACTACCTCCGCCATGACCTACATCAAATATAACTCCTTTGTTTTGTGCCTCAAAAACATAGGGTCTAACCTTTCCATGTTCATCAACCAATGCTGTTCTTCCTTTTATATGTGCATAACAATGAGTGAAAATATCACCAGGTCTTAGTTTTTCCATGAGTAAGGTTTTCATATTCAATTCTGGTTCGCTACCACCAAAATCGATCATAACTGGTATGTTTGCAAGTGTTCCT from Flavivirga spongiicola encodes:
- a CDS encoding amidohydrolase/deacetylase family metallohydrolase, translated to MIRLNKKNLLSVCVISLISSLALSQDYDILIKGGQLIDAKNNINSIMDIAIVDGKIAQISTNISKDRAKKTIDASGLLVSSGLLDIHGHNFFGTQPKAYLSNSFSSLPPDGFTFRSGVTTIVDVGGAGWKNFETFKEQTIDRSKTRVLSFLNIIGSGMKGGAIEQNITDMDPIATANKAKQYPGIIVGVKLAHYSGPFWEPTDLAVRAGTLANIPVMIDFGGSEPELNMKTLLMEKLRPGDIFTHCYAHIKGRTALVDEHGKVRPYVFEAQNKGVIFDVGHGGGSFIFSQAIPATQQGFWPNSISTDLHTGSMNGGMKDLTNIMSKFLNMGMPVNKILESVTWNPAQYIKRTDLGHLSVGAVADVTLLKLVEGDFGFVDTKGLRMSGSQKIICELTIRKGAIVWDLNGISSTLWNE